GACTGCCCATGAACAACCGTCGATTCGCAAGAACCGCAGGCTGGCTGGTGCTGCCCTGCCTGGTCGCAGCCGCTGTGCTGGCCTGGTATGTCACGCGCCAGCCCGCGTCCCCTTTTGAACAGGCGCAGGCCACCAGTGCCGATGCCGCGCTGATCAGCCGTGGCGAGTACGTCGCCCGTCTCAGCGACTGCGTGGCCTGCCACAGCCTGGCGGGCAAGACGCCCTTCGCCGGTGGCCTGGAAATGGCCACGCCGCTGGGCGCGATTCACGCCACCAATATCACCCCCGACCGGGACACCGGCATCGGCACCTACAGCCTGGCTGACTTCGACCGGGCGGTACGCCACGGCGTGGCACCGGGTGGCCGACGACTGTACCCGGCCATGCCCTACCCGTCTTACGTGAAGTTGAGCGACGACGACATCCGGGCGATGTACGCGTTTTTCATGCAGGGCGTGCAACCGGCCAAGCAACCGAACATCCCCAGCGATATTCCCTGGCCGCTCAACCTGCGCTGGCCCATCGCATTGTGGAACGGCCTGTTCGCCCCCACGGCCACCTACGCGGCCAAGCCCGAGCAGGACGCGCTGTGGAATCGCGGCGCGTACATCGTCCAGGGCCCCGGCCACTGCGGCAGCTGCCACACGCCGCGCAGCCTGGCCTTCAACGAGAAAGCCCTGGACGAATCCGGCGCGCCGTTTCTCGCTGGCGCCCTGCTCGACGGCTGGTACGCACCCAGCCTGCGCCAGGACCCCAACACCGGCCTGGGCCGCTGGAGCGAGCCAGAGATCGTGCAGTTCCTTAAAACCGGGCGTAACAAACATGCGGTGGTGTACGGTTCGATGACCGAAGCCTTCAACAACTCCACCCAGTTCATGGCCGACGACGACCTGGCCGCCATCGCCCGTTATCTCAAGTCCTTGCCCGGCGACCCACAGCGCGACGGCACGCCCTGGCAGTATGTGACCGCCGATACGCGCCAGGACGTC
The genomic region above belongs to Pseudomonas poae and contains:
- a CDS encoding cytochrome c; this translates as MNNRRFARTAGWLVLPCLVAAAVLAWYVTRQPASPFEQAQATSADAALISRGEYVARLSDCVACHSLAGKTPFAGGLEMATPLGAIHATNITPDRDTGIGTYSLADFDRAVRHGVAPGGRRLYPAMPYPSYVKLSDDDIRAMYAFFMQGVQPAKQPNIPSDIPWPLNLRWPIALWNGLFAPTATYAAKPEQDALWNRGAYIVQGPGHCGSCHTPRSLAFNEKALDESGAPFLAGALLDGWYAPSLRQDPNTGLGRWSEPEIVQFLKTGRNKHAVVYGSMTEAFNNSTQFMADDDLAAIARYLKSLPGDPQRDGTPWQYVTADTRQDVPGAHTYATRCASCHGLDGKGQPEWMPPLAGATSALAKESASAINITLNGSQRIVAAGVPDAYRMPAFREQLSDMEIAQVLTYMRSTWGNHGEAVEAKAVGKLRGHTDPASSSPIILHMR